From Triticum aestivum cultivar Chinese Spring chromosome 4A, IWGSC CS RefSeq v2.1, whole genome shotgun sequence, a single genomic window includes:
- the LOC123084306 gene encoding uncharacterized protein: MLDTRRHMNISVCLHQEEFSGTGHCETDGNSQSDGLYMVAGCYDAGHLVLYPCQPSHTDLVVVLTMVPHRFKNFYGLCSFSDSPTRELPEFDVYRAILCELMLVLDQHLDILNSGLDVSNNWCSLLWLNSDYMLNYDMDVIGSDWGIYLLDISWDPGGMAWPLLSELARRVVFEGERCVIILTAAYLGHNYCFDLVEIYPSFGYHRDYDRLFELVQVHLNNGYYCDNYPDDPNMIDDLQAPWDPASSWDFEVCETVILVRFRAGSVPIFIVP; the protein is encoded by the exons ATGCTAGACACAAGGCGGCACATGAACATTTCAGTATGTTTACATCAAGAAGAATTTAGCGGGACTGGCCATTGTGAGACAGATGGCAATTCTCAATCAGATGGCCTATACATGGTAGCAGGCTGCTATGACGCTGGGCATCTGGTGTTGTATCCTTGCCAACCATCTCACACAGACTTAGTAGTGGTTCTGACCATGGTACCACATCGCTTCAAAAATTTCTATGGCCTATGCAGTTTCAGTGACAGTCCGACAAGGGAGCTTCCAGAATTTGATGTATATAGAGCTATACTGTGTGAGCTTATGCTAGTTCTGGACCAGCACCTAGACATTTTGAATTCAGGGCTTGATGTTTCTAACAATTGGTGCTCTCTGTTGTGGCTCAATTCAGATTATATGCTCAATTATGATATGGATGTGATTGGATCTGACTGGGGCATCTACCTGTTGGACATATCTTGGGATCCTGGAGGGATGGCATGGCCGTTGTTATCCGAATTGGCTCGGCGAGTGGTCTTCGAGGGAGAAAGGTGTGTCATCATCTTAACTGCGGCCTACCTTGGCCATAACTACTGCTTCGACCTCGTCGAAATCTACCCCAGCTTCGGCTACCACCGTGACTACGACCGCTTATTCGAGCTCGTTCAAGTCCACCTCAACAATGGTTACTACTGCGACAACTACCCTGACGACCCCAACATGATTGATGATCTTCAAGCACCATGGGATCCTG CTTCTTCATGGGATTTTGAGGTTTGCGAGACTGTGATCTTAGTTCGCTTTAGAGCGGGCTCCGTCCCCATATTCATCGTCCCCTAG